The Chitinophaga niabensis genomic interval CCGCCGTTTAAGCAATCATTTCTCCCTGGCCGTTGCACTTCGTTACATTCACTCCAGCCTGGCTTCCGGCCTCACGCCAGAAAACCAGCCCATCCGTCCGGGTCGCGCAGCAGCAGCAGACCTTTCAGGATTCTATACCAAGGATTTTGAGAAAGACGATGGTCTTAAGAACACATTCAATTTCGGCTTTGCCATCACTAATATCGGTACCAAGATCTCTTACACGCAATCTGCACAGAAAGATTTCCTTCCCACTAACCTGGGCCTCGGTACTTCTTACACTTTCGGATTGGATGAATACAACAAGATCAGCCTGGCATTGGATATCAACAAACTCCTGGTACCCAGTCCAAAATCAGACAGTACCTATCCTAACAAAGGTGTGCTGGAAGGAATGTTCTCCTCTTTTGGTGATGCCCCCGGCGGATTTAAAGAAGAACTGCATGAGCTGATGTATTCCCTGGGTGCGGAATATTGGTACAACAACCAGTTTGCCGTAAGAGCAGGATACTACAATGAACATAAGACCAAGGGCAACCGCAAGTACTTCACTGCAGGCCTTGGTGTGAAATATGATATTTTCGGGCTTAATTTCTCCTACCTTGTACCCTCTGGTACAGGGATACAGAGAAATCCGCTGTCTAACACCCTCCGCTTCACCCTCACATTTGACCTGTCGCGCGATGACCGGGATGAAACGAATTAGATTAGTATCTTTGCCATAACAGAATATAGATCTTAATAAATCCTCCGTTGCTAAGGAGGATTTATTATTTTAGCCTGTTCCCGCTGAGAAGGGATCACAACTTTAACATTATGACCAAATTAAGGATTGGATTAGGGGTGGATTTTCACCAATTGGTACCGGATCGTGACTTCTGGCTGGGTGGCATCTTAGTGCCACATCATAAAGGAGCGTTGGGCCACAGCGATGCAGACGTTTTATTACATGCTATCTGCGATGCCCTGTTGGGTGCAGCCAGCCTTGGAGATATCGGCGTACATTTTCCCGATACGGATCAGGCTTACAAGAACATAGACAGTAAAATACTGCTGAGCCGCTGCCGCGAACTGATTGCAGAAAAAGGATATTTTGTGGTGAATGTAGATGCTTCACTGTGTTTACAGGCGCCCAAGATCAAACCCTATGTACCGCAAATGCAGGAAGTGATCGCACAGCTGTTGGGCGTTACCACTGAAGAAATATCCATCAAAGCTACCACCACGGAGAAATTAGGATTCGTAGGAAGGGAAGAAGGTGTGGTGGCTTATGCAACTGTACTGCTGGAAAAACAATAACCGTTAACTTTGTTCAAATGCATAGTATTCAAGTAAAGATCATCAACCGTTCAGAGAATCCGCTTCCTACATATGCTACGGCTGATGCAGCAGGGATGGACCTGCGTGCAAACCTGGAAGCCCCCATCACCATGCAGCCGCTGGAACGTACACTTGTTCCCACCGGCCTGTATATGGAACTGCCTTCAGGGTATGAAGCACAGATCCGTCCACGCAGCGGCCTCGCTATCAAACAAGGCCTCACACTGCTGAACACTCCCGGCACGATTGATGCAGACTATAGAGGAGAGATCAAGATCATTATGATCAATCTTTCTAATGAACCACAAACCATCCAGCATGGAGACCGTATCGCACAAATGGTGGTAGCACCCTTTCTGCAGGCTAAGCTGGAAGAAGTGAAAGAATTAACCGATACAGAAAGAGGAACGGGTGGTTTCGGCCACACCGGAAAATCCTGATAATGCGCATAGTCGTAATCGCTATAACAGTTGCAGTCGGCCTTTTAGCCGCAGCATGTGGAAGTCAGAAAAAAGTGACGATCACAGTGAATAGCGCTGTGCAACAACAACTGCAGCAGGAAGTACTGGCGCAACGGGCAGACAGCCTGTTCTTTGCTGCTCAGCGCTCCAAAATGCTCGGCGATTATAAAACTGCCATTACGCAGTATTCAGACTACATCCGTTACAACCGCAACAACGCCACCGTATATTATGAGCTCAGCCGCCTCTTCACGGAAGTACGCAATCCCTCCTATGCATTAGGTTTTGCACGCCGTGCCGCAGCTATGGACACTACCAATAAATGGTTCCAGATGTCCCTCGCAGATGCATTCACCATGAATGAGATGTTCGACAGTGCTGCATATATATACGACCGCCTTGTACGCCAAAGCCCCCTGGACGATGATCTGCTCTACAATAAAGGCATGTCCCTCTCCAAAGCAAAACGTTACTCAGAAGCATTGCAGGTGTTCGACAGCCTGGAAAGCAGGGTGGGCGTAGTGGAAGAACTGGCTTATCAGAAACAACGCATCTTCCTCAGGCTGGATATGGTAGACAATGCGGCTAACGAGATCCGTAAGCTCATTGATCAACAACCCGGTGAACTGCGCTACTGGGTAATGCTCGCAGATACTTACGAAGCCAGCGAACGCATCCCTGAAGCCAAAGCCGTGTATGATACTATCCTCAAACAGGACCCTTATCATCCCCGTGCATTGATCGCTATGGCTAATTATGAGAAGAAGAATGGGAATGAACCACAATACCGCGCACATCTTATCAAGGCATTCAGCAACCCGGATTATAGTATAGACGAAAAAGTATCCTTCGTATATCCTTACCTGCAAATGCTGGAAACAGATACCTCCAAAAGAGAAGAAGGGATACTGCTCACACGCTTAATTGTAGAATCACATCCCAACGATCCCAAAGCATATGCCCTCAGAGCAGATATGTTCTCCCAGGCAGACCAGCCGGATAGTGCATTGGTGAATTATAACAGATCTATCCAACTGGACTCTACCCGTTTCAGCGTATGGTACCAGCTGATGTGGTTATATTCCCGCCAGGATCGCTCTGATTCATTATTGCGTGTAAGCAACCACGTTATAGAACAGTTCCCGAAAGAATTCATGGGATATTACTTTAACGGACTGGCCAACTATTTCAAACAACGATACGATGCGGCTATCACATCCCTCAATACCGCGCTGACCATTGGCGGAGAAAAGCGGTTCGTGGCAGACGTATATGCTTTATTGGGAGATGCCTATCATGCTACGGGCCTGCATGCCCGCAGCGACAGTAGCTATGATGTTGTACTCACCATGCGGCCCAGAGATCATATCGTAATGAATAACTACAGTTTTTATCTCTCCATTAGAGGAGAAAGACTGGATAAAGCAGAACAGCTGAGCCGCCGTTCCCTGGAACTGAAGCCGGATAGTCCTACTTATATGGACACCTACGCCTGGATCTTATTCAGGCTTGGTAAATACCAGCTGGCAAAAGAATGGATAGAGAAAGCCCTGCAAAATCCGGAAGCACAGCAGGACCCGGATGTATTGGAACACTATGGAGATATCCTTTTCAACCTGAACGAAAAAGATAAAGCCGTACAATACTGGCAGCTGGCCAAAGCAAAAGGTGCTAATTCCATCGGCCTCGCCAGGAAAATAGCAGAGAAGCGTTACATCAAAAGTGTTGATCGTTGAGATCGAAAAAATTATACACGTAAATGAAGCAGAAAGCAGTACTACAGATTGTTGCATGTTTGGTCAGCCTGGCATTGTTCTCCTGCCGATCTACCAAAATAACGCGCGCCACTTTCCCGTCAGACACAACGGCCAGGAGTACTGATTCCCTCAGTAAGGAAAAAGAACTGGCACTGGCAAAAACGATCCTGGACAAGATCAAGGCCAACCGCATCCAATACAGATCATTTTCTGCCGAACTGAAAATGGATTATGAAGATGATAAAGGCAAGAAAATGAATAACCTGGGTGTGAACATCCGCATGCAGTACGACAGTGTGATCTGGGTCCGCGTGGCTGGCCCGCTCAATGTAGAAGGCGCCCGCATCCTCATTACAAAAGACAGCATCAAGATCGTCAACAAGCTTGAAGGCACGGTTACCTTACGCAGCGCCGCCGAAGGCCAGGAACTCCTCAAACTTAAAATGGATTTCGCCACCCTGCAGGACCTGATCATCGGTAATGCCGTTTTTCTCTCTGATTCCATTTCCAACATTGTTACCACACAATCCGTCATATCATTTGCCTCCTCGCAACCCGGCCTTACCAGTCTCTTCAACATTTTTGCAGACGATTACATCCTGCAGCAATGTAAGATCACCGAACCGGATGCAGGCCGTACAGGGGAACTCACCTATGGTGATTATAAAGTAGTGGATGGCCGGAAGATAGCCTTCCAGCGCAAGATCTATGTAGAGGATAAGAATGTGGTGAAGGTGGCGCTGGACTTTAAGAAGATGGTATTCGACCAGCAGGAAAGCTTTCCGTTTCCTATCTCCCCCCGTTATACCCGGCAATAAAACAATTTCGTAGTATATTTATCGTTATAATCACTAATCATCAAAATGGTGCAATTGAAAAAGTTTATCCCTGTTTTATTGTTGGCTTTGGCCCTCATGCCGGCTGTGCTGCAAGCGCAAAGCAACCAACCTACGCGGGAAGAACTGGAGCGGCGGAAAAGGGAGTTGCAGAAAGAGATGGACGATGCCCAAAAACTGCTGAGCGAAACTAAAAAGACCAGCAAGGAAAGTTTGGCGCAACTACGTGCATTGCGTAATAAGATAGATGTGCGTACCCGTTTGATCCGTAATATCAATGAAGAGATCAACTTCATTAACGGAGATATCAACGCTGCACTGCGTGATGTAAAAACGCTGGAGAAAGACTTGGACACCCTCAAGCAACAATATGCCCAGCTGATCGTTGCCGCTTACAAGAACCGAAGTTCCTATGCTATGCTGAACTTCGTTTTCTCGGCAGACAGCTTCAACGAAGCCATTAAAAGGTATCAATACCTCAAACAATACCGCGATTTCCGCCGTCGCCAGGCCGATAATATCCTGGTAACGCAGGAACAGCTCAAAACTAAAGTGAAGAACCTGGAAGACCAGCGCGTAAAACGTTCCTCTACCCTCAAAACAGAAGAAGAACAACGCCTCACCCTGGAAAAGGACAGGAAGGAAAAGGATGAGGTAGTATCCAAGCTCAAGGGCCGTGAAAAAGAATTATTGGAAGACATCAACGAAAGGAAGAAAGCCCAGAAAAAAGTACAGGACGCTATCCGCCTCGTAATCCGGAAAGAAATTGAAGATGCCCGCCGTAAAGCGGAAGCAGAAGAACTGGCCCGCAAAAAAGCCGCCGATGCAGAAAGGAAACGCAGGGAAGATGAACGCAAACGCGCTATTGCAGCCGCCAATGAAGCCGCCAAAGCTAATGCAGCCAATAATAATCCAACAGTAGCCACCCCACCACCGCCTCCGCCACCGGCAGAAAAACCCGTAGTGGCAGAAAATAAACCATCCCGTGTACTGAACGTGCTGGAAGCATCCCCGGAAGCTGCTGCATTATCCGATAACTTCGCCGCCAACAGGGGAAAACTCCCATGGCCTGTGGAATCCGGTCTCATCATCGGCTATTTCGGTAAACAGAAGAATGCGGATATGGAGCGGATCACGGAAGAAAATGACGGTATGATCTTCGGCACCCGGAAAGGGGGCACCGTAAAAGCGGTATTTGATGGCGAAGTAAGAAAAGTATTCTCCATCCCCGGCGCGGGCTTCGTAGTAATGATCCTGCACGGTCAGTATTATACCAACTACGTAGGGTTGCAAACGCCTGCCGTAAAAATGGGCCAGAAAGTAAGAACTGGTCAATCTATTGGCACTGCACGTAACAATGAGGATGATTCAATGGGTGTAATAGAAGTGCAGGTGTTCAAAGGAGGAGCCTTACAAAATGCGAATCAATGGTTTAAACCAAGATAGAATTAAAAAGGGCAGCGATCACCGCTGCCCTTTTTGTTTATATGATTTTCATCTTTTTGACGAGTTCATGGAAGTAGGTTGCCCCCCAGATATCCAATACCCTTGGATCAGGTATAAAACGCCTGATGTCAGCTTTTACCATATCAAAGTTAACAGCATCAATTTTAGCCTTTAATAATTCCCGCAGCTCATTTTCCGTTATGGTTTCTTTCTCCCAACTGCCGCTGTCTTTTGCTCTCAAAAGAAAGTGCTCCAGGTGCAAGGGATGCCCCTTTTGAATATACCATTCCATATCAAACCAGTCGCGACCCTTTACATTGTTTTTCCATTTGCGGAATAATAAGGCATGCATTTTTCCGGCAAAGAGGTTAGGTATGGTGAAGCATTTTACAAAAAATGAGAAAGGCTTTGTTAGTAATTTTTCTTCTGTTTGAAAACCCAGGGGAGGATGTGTGTCAACTTCAACCTTAATGATGATATTGGGTTTTTGCCCTAGTTCGATTGGGCCTATAACGTTTTCCAGCACCAATTCTTTCCAGATAGTTTCTGATTTTAAAAATGCAGATTCAATATTGTTCGGATTCACTTTTTGTTTTTCTCTCACAGAAACCATCATGCCTGCTGCTTCAAATTCAATAAGTATAGCTTGCAGGTATTTATCCAATGAAAAGTCCGGATCAACTTTCAGAAGTGAAAAGTCAAGGTCTTCAGAATATCGGTTGAGACCATAAAATATTCGCAGAGCCGTGCCACCATAAAAAGCGGCTTTCTCAAAGAATCCGGCACGCTGCAGCCCGGCGAGCGCAATCTCCTGCATGATCTCGCGCAACGCAGATAATGCTTCAGCCTTATTTGCAGGCTTATAGCTGTCTAACCATTCTTTTATCATAAGTTGTGAATTGTTTTAATAACGTGGGCAAGGCTTTCTTCTTTGGGTGAATCTTTAATCCATTCATCCATCATCGTGAGATTCATTTCTTTTAAACCATATTCATTCATCCGCAGGTCATCGAACAGATAATGCATAGCATCTCTTTTGCTGCGTATTTGCAATTTCTTTGTAGTAACAATTTTATCGAATAATGCCTTTTCCG includes:
- a CDS encoding DUF4292 domain-containing protein; protein product: MKQKAVLQIVACLVSLALFSCRSTKITRATFPSDTTARSTDSLSKEKELALAKTILDKIKANRIQYRSFSAELKMDYEDDKGKKMNNLGVNIRMQYDSVIWVRVAGPLNVEGARILITKDSIKIVNKLEGTVTLRSAAEGQELLKLKMDFATLQDLIIGNAVFLSDSISNIVTTQSVISFASSQPGLTSLFNIFADDYILQQCKITEPDAGRTGELTYGDYKVVDGRKIAFQRKIYVEDKNVVKVALDFKKMVFDQQESFPFPISPRYTRQ
- the ispF gene encoding 2-C-methyl-D-erythritol 2,4-cyclodiphosphate synthase codes for the protein MTKLRIGLGVDFHQLVPDRDFWLGGILVPHHKGALGHSDADVLLHAICDALLGAASLGDIGVHFPDTDQAYKNIDSKILLSRCRELIAEKGYFVVNVDASLCLQAPKIKPYVPQMQEVIAQLLGVTTEEISIKATTTEKLGFVGREEGVVAYATVLLEKQ
- a CDS encoding tetratricopeptide repeat protein — protein: MRIVVIAITVAVGLLAAACGSQKKVTITVNSAVQQQLQQEVLAQRADSLFFAAQRSKMLGDYKTAITQYSDYIRYNRNNATVYYELSRLFTEVRNPSYALGFARRAAAMDTTNKWFQMSLADAFTMNEMFDSAAYIYDRLVRQSPLDDDLLYNKGMSLSKAKRYSEALQVFDSLESRVGVVEELAYQKQRIFLRLDMVDNAANEIRKLIDQQPGELRYWVMLADTYEASERIPEAKAVYDTILKQDPYHPRALIAMANYEKKNGNEPQYRAHLIKAFSNPDYSIDEKVSFVYPYLQMLETDTSKREEGILLTRLIVESHPNDPKAYALRADMFSQADQPDSALVNYNRSIQLDSTRFSVWYQLMWLYSRQDRSDSLLRVSNHVIEQFPKEFMGYYFNGLANYFKQRYDAAITSLNTALTIGGEKRFVADVYALLGDAYHATGLHARSDSSYDVVLTMRPRDHIVMNNYSFYLSIRGERLDKAEQLSRRSLELKPDSPTYMDTYAWILFRLGKYQLAKEWIEKALQNPEAQQDPDVLEHYGDILFNLNEKDKAVQYWQLAKAKGANSIGLARKIAEKRYIKSVDR
- the porV gene encoding type IX secretion system outer membrane channel protein PorV, encoding MFSRITTAVVCISSLFLAQSAVAQINTDDRDGRVNAINTAVPFLRISPDARSGAMGDVGIALSPDANSVYWNLSKLPFAPKKAAVAVTYTPWLKELVSDVFLAHLSGYTQIDEFSSIGGSLRYFSLGDIEFRDLAGANQGNFRPREFAIDAGYARRLSNHFSLAVALRYIHSSLASGLTPENQPIRPGRAAAADLSGFYTKDFEKDDGLKNTFNFGFAITNIGTKISYTQSAQKDFLPTNLGLGTSYTFGLDEYNKISLALDINKLLVPSPKSDSTYPNKGVLEGMFSSFGDAPGGFKEELHELMYSLGAEYWYNNQFAVRAGYYNEHKTKGNRKYFTAGLGVKYDIFGLNFSYLVPSGTGIQRNPLSNTLRFTLTFDLSRDDRDETN
- a CDS encoding murein hydrolase activator EnvC family protein, producing MKKFIPVLLLALALMPAVLQAQSNQPTREELERRKRELQKEMDDAQKLLSETKKTSKESLAQLRALRNKIDVRTRLIRNINEEINFINGDINAALRDVKTLEKDLDTLKQQYAQLIVAAYKNRSSYAMLNFVFSADSFNEAIKRYQYLKQYRDFRRRQADNILVTQEQLKTKVKNLEDQRVKRSSTLKTEEEQRLTLEKDRKEKDEVVSKLKGREKELLEDINERKKAQKKVQDAIRLVIRKEIEDARRKAEAEELARKKAADAERKRREDERKRAIAAANEAAKANAANNNPTVATPPPPPPPAEKPVVAENKPSRVLNVLEASPEAAALSDNFAANRGKLPWPVESGLIIGYFGKQKNADMERITEENDGMIFGTRKGGTVKAVFDGEVRKVFSIPGAGFVVMILHGQYYTNYVGLQTPAVKMGQKVRTGQSIGTARNNEDDSMGVIEVQVFKGGALQNANQWFKPR
- the dut gene encoding dUTP diphosphatase yields the protein MHSIQVKIINRSENPLPTYATADAAGMDLRANLEAPITMQPLERTLVPTGLYMELPSGYEAQIRPRSGLAIKQGLTLLNTPGTIDADYRGEIKIIMINLSNEPQTIQHGDRIAQMVVAPFLQAKLEEVKELTDTERGTGGFGHTGKS
- a CDS encoding nucleotidyl transferase AbiEii/AbiGii toxin family protein; amino-acid sequence: MIKEWLDSYKPANKAEALSALREIMQEIALAGLQRAGFFEKAAFYGGTALRIFYGLNRYSEDLDFSLLKVDPDFSLDKYLQAILIEFEAAGMMVSVREKQKVNPNNIESAFLKSETIWKELVLENVIGPIELGQKPNIIIKVEVDTHPPLGFQTEEKLLTKPFSFFVKCFTIPNLFAGKMHALLFRKWKNNVKGRDWFDMEWYIQKGHPLHLEHFLLRAKDSGSWEKETITENELRELLKAKIDAVNFDMVKADIRRFIPDPRVLDIWGATYFHELVKKMKII